TGGCGGTGCAATACCAAGACCGGACGCTCACGTATCGCCAGCTCGATCAACGGGCCAATCAGATCGCGCACCACCTACAGTCGCTCGGTGTCCGTCCCGACGTGCGGGTTGGCGTGTGCCTCGATCGCGCGCCGGAGCTGATCGTCGCGCTCCTTGGCATCTTAAAGGCGGGCGGCGCCTACGTGCCGCTCGATCCGACCTACCCGCAGGAGCGCCTGTTCTTTATGGCGCAGGATGCGGGCATCGCCGTGCTGATCACCGACCAGGCGCTGCGGTCGTCGCTTCCCTGCTACGAGGGGCCGATCCTCTGGCTCGACCGCGATGCCGCGCTGATCGACCGGCAGCCGCTTGCTCTGCCGGACACGTCCGTCGCTCCCGATCACCTGATGTATGTGATCTACACCTCCGGCTCAACCGGCCAGCCAAAGGGCGTGCTGATCACCCACCGCGCGGTGGTGAGCTATCTCGCCGGAGTGCGCCACCGCTATACCGTATTGCCCAACGATCGCGTGCTGCTGTTCGCGTCGATCGGCTTTGATGCCAGCGTCGAGGAGCTCTTCGTCACGCTGACGACCGGCGCGACGGTGGTGCTGCGCACCGACGAGATGCTGGCTAGTCCGCAAGCCTTCATGGAGCACTGTCGGCAGTGGCAGATCACCGTGCTGAGCTTGCCGACGGCCTTCTGGCATGTGCTGGCAGACGCCAGCGCGACCGGCACGCTGGACGTGCCGCCATCCGTCCGCATGGTGATCATCGGCGGCGAGCAGGCCGCCCGCGATCATGTGCGTCGCTGGCAGGAGCAGCTTGGCGACAGGATCGCTCTGGTCAACGTCTATGGGCCGACCGAAACCACGGTTGCAGCGACCGCGTATGTCGTCCCGTCCGCGCTCCCCGCCGATCGTGTGGACATTCCGATCGGATTGCCGCTGGCACATGCACGCGCTTATATCCTGGATCGGCAGATCCAGCTCGTGCCGCCGGGCCTGCCTGGGGAGCTCTACATCGGCGGGGAAAGCCTGGCGCGTGGCTACCTGAACCGGCCCGACCTCACGGCGGAGCGGTTCATCCCCGATCCCTTCAGCGACGAGCACGCTCAGGATGCAGGCGCGCGGCTCTACAAAACCGGCGATCTGGTCCGCTACGGACGTGACGGGATGCTCGTCTTCCTCGGACGTGTCGACTCCCAGGTGAAGCTGCGCGGCTTCCGCATCGAGCTTAGCGAGATCGAGGTTACGCTGCGCCAGCATCCCGGCGTGCATGAGGCGGTGGTGCTGCTGCGCGAGGACCATCCTGGCGAGCAGCAGCTTGTGGCGTATGTCGTAGAACAAAGAGCAACGGAACACAGCGAGGACCACGCCTCTCCCGCGCCTGCACACGCCGAGCGGGAGCCGGGTGGTGAGGGCCTCACCTCGGAACTCCGCGAGTTCCTGGGGTCGCGCCTGCCAGCATACATGGTGCCGAGCGCTTTCGTGCTGCTGGATGCCCTGCCGCGCACGCCCACCGACAAAATCGACCGCCGCGCGCTGCCTGCGCCGACGGCGGCACCGATCGAGCGTCAGCCCGCGCTGGCGACACCTCACGATCAGTGGGAGCTGTGGCTATCACAGCTCTGGGCCGATCTGCTGCATCGTCCGGTCGTCGGTGTCACCGAGAACTTCTTTGCCCTGGGCGGACACTCCTTGCTGGCCGTTCGCCTGATGGCCCATGTCCAGCAGCGCATCGGTCGCGCGCTGCCGCTGGCCGCGCTGATCCAGGCTCCGACCATCCGGCAGCTCGCGGCCTATCTCCGCCGGGAGTCGCCCGCCGAGCCGTGGACGCCGATCGTGCCGCTGCGGCCACATGGCGATCGACCACCCTTGTTCTTGATCCACCCGATCGGCGGTACGGTCTTCTGCTACACGGCGCTGGTGTGCCACCTCGACGCCCGGCGGCAAGTCTATGGCCTCCAGGCGCGCGGCGTTGACGCCGGTCAAACACCGCACACGTCGATCCGGGCGATGGCCGCCGAGTATGTGGCGGCGATTCGCACGATCCAGCCGCACGGTCCCTACCTCCTGGGCGGCTGGTCGATGGGCGGCGTGGTGGCATTCGAGGTAGCGCAGCAGTTCCGCCAGCACGGCCAGCAGGTGGATCTGCTCGCACTGATCGATAGCGGGCCTCCCTCTGCCTCGCGCAGCATGCCCGACGATGCAACGCTGGTTGCCGCGTTCGCGCGGGATCTGGCGGCTGTCTACGGAAAGCGCCTGGTGATCAGCCGTGAGGAGCTGGCCGATCTGCCCGTCGAGCAGCGCCTGAGCTACGTTTTGATGCAGGCCCGTCGTCAGGCGAGTGTTCCGCCCGATATCACCGAGGAGCAGATCAGCCAGCTCGCCGCGACATTTCGCGCGCATCTAGTTGCCCTCCATACGTACGCGCCAGCGGCGCCTGCTGAGCGAGCCGCCTTGCTGGAGGCGCGGCCAGCCGACGCGCCGCAGCCGAGTCGTGCAGAACGCTGGCGTGCGTGGAGCCATCATCTTGAGGTCGTCCAGCATTCCGCCGACCACTATGGCCTGATGCATCCGCCGCACGTTCAAGCTGTTGCCGCGTGGCTGGAGCACCAGCTCATGCAGGCGATCCGGCCAGCATGATCGACGGGCTAACAGGAAGGCATGGCGTCGCCCGCAGCCGACTCGTCCGGTCATCCCGGTTGACAGGAGGCTGCAACGTATGTGATAGTACATGTCTCAAGCCACAGGCCGTTCGCGATCCTGGTGAGATACGCGCAGACGTTGGAGCGGGTCGCACGCATGGAACGAGGATTCAGGCGCTCGATACGTATGCGGAGGAACGATGCTCGACCCGACCTTTCAGACATGGCGCGACCTCTTTATTACCGATCTCACCGACAGTCGGCGGAGCCCGACCACGATCACGGCGCACGCCGCGACGATCACCGCGTTTCTCCACTGGCTGGCCGAGCAGCCCGATCCGCCGAGCGTACACGCGCTGCCTGCCGCTGTCTTCGAGCAGTATGTCGAGTATCTGCGGGATAGTCGCGTGTCGCTCCATACCACGCGGCGCATCGCGGCGGGCAAGCAGGTCGAGCTTCAGCCGCTGAAGACGACCACGATCCTGGCCTATATCGGCGTGCTCACGCGCTGGCTCCAATGGCTCAAGGATGAAGGCGAGCTGACGGCGCTCACCGACCGGCGGAATCGCCCGCTGACGCCGGCGCAGCTCGCCAAACGTCTGGAGCGACTGGTCGACCGGCCCCAGCCGCGCGCCGCGCCGCGCATGCCCGATCTCCGGCGGCTGCCCGCCTACTATGATCTACAACTTGCGGCGTTCGTGGAAGCGGATGCTCATCAGCGCGGCGACGATACCGCTCGCGCGCGGGTCTATCTCAACCTCCTGCGCAACCGCGCGCTGATCGCCGTCCTGTTCGCGTCTGGCGGTCGAATCAGCGAGGTCCTGAGCCTCACCACCACGGTGCAGCGCGCAGGGCGCATCGTGGATATGGCTCCGATCAGCGGAAAGGGCCGCAAGCGACGCTCGCTGCGCCTGGATGAAACCGCACGCGCGTGGATCGCCGAGTACCTT
The sequence above is drawn from the Herpetosiphonaceae bacterium genome and encodes:
- a CDS encoding amino acid adenylation domain-containing protein — protein: GPQVQVVNIYGLTEISDINILGVLRADDLGKPVTVGTPLQNNRIYILDQHQQPQPIGLAGEICIAGESVSRGYLFRPDLTAERFVPCPFEDGALMVRTGDLGRWLPNGTVEILGRIDHQVKIRGFRIETGEIEAVLAQHPGIDECAVVAREDGAGDQRLVAYMVEQGDKGTREPKNKGTGHAELETWNLKLHAYLARHLPAYMIPAAFVVLDALPKTPSGKLDRNALPAPGEDRPTVGDSLVAPRTPIEEIIAEVWAAVLKVRPIGVHDNFFTLGGHSLLATQAITRLRQIFDRDIPLRLLFEAPTIAELAPRLAQEQIADALPLRRVPRDGTRLPLSSAQQRLWFLDQVQPSSTLYSIPLVLRLSGSLDHAALERSLNVIVERHEVLRTTFAYDPDAMLEPYQQIRPPGHVPLPLVALPATADEEYIRQAVLRVVRQPFDFQNGPLLRGTIFQRHPTEHILAFVIHHSIFDGWSQSVLLRELTSLYRGFVEGVEVVLPPLPVQYGDYAMWQRQWLAGCPQGIAPGDILGRQLGYWQQQLANCPPLDLPLDHPRPTAPSDRGDVVAVPLGAALSTRLRHLSQRLGSTLYMTLLAAWQTLLYRYSGQTDIAVGTPIAGRLRPELEGLIGCFVNTLVLRSSLAGNPRFAEVVARVRATALEAYAHQDLPFEVVVEHIQPERDLGRTPLFQVMFTLQNTPRAAIELPDLTLEPLMLGPHTAKFDLSLSLSETPDGLRGAIEYRTDLFEARTIARMAAHYQILLSAITSDPDQPIDRLPLLAEAERQRLLARRPRGAPTPVCVHHLIAAQTARTPDALAVQYQDRTLTYRQLDQRANQIAHHLQSLGVRPDVRVGVCLDRAPELIVALLGILKAGGAYVPLDPTYPQERLFFMAQDAGIAVLITDQALRSSLPCYEGPILWLDRDAALIDRQPLALPDTSVAPDHLMYVIYTSGSTGQPKGVLITHRAVVSYLAGVRHRYTVLPNDRVLLFASIGFDASVEELFVTLTTGATVVLRTDEMLASPQAFMEHCRQWQITVLSLPTAFWHVLADASATGTLDVPPSVRMVIIGGEQAARDHVRRWQEQLGDRIALVNVYGPTETTVAATAYVVPSALPADRVDIPIGLPLAHARAYILDRQIQLVPPGLPGELYIGGESLARGYLNRPDLTAERFIPDPFSDEHAQDAGARLYKTGDLVRYGRDGMLVFLGRVDSQVKLRGFRIELSEIEVTLRQHPGVHEAVVLLREDHPGEQQLVAYVVEQRATEHSEDHASPAPAHAEREPGGEGLTSELREFLGSRLPAYMVPSAFVLLDALPRTPTDKIDRRALPAPTAAPIERQPALATPHDQWELWLSQLWADLLHRPVVGVTENFFALGGHSLLAVRLMAHVQQRIGRALPLAALIQAPTIRQLAAYLRRESPAEPWTPIVPLRPHGDRPPLFLIHPIGGTVFCYTALVCHLDARRQVYGLQARGVDAGQTPHTSIRAMAAEYVAAIRTIQPHGPYLLGGWSMGGVVAFEVAQQFRQHGQQVDLLALIDSGPPSASRSMPDDATLVAAFARDLAAVYGKRLVISREELADLPVEQRLSYVLMQARRQASVPPDITEEQISQLAATFRAHLVALHTYAPAAPAERAALLEARPADAPQPSRAERWRAWSHHLEVVQHSADHYGLMHPPHVQAVAAWLEHQLMQAIRPA
- a CDS encoding tyrosine-type recombinase/integrase, coding for MLDPTFQTWRDLFITDLTDSRRSPTTITAHAATITAFLHWLAEQPDPPSVHALPAAVFEQYVEYLRDSRVSLHTTRRIAAGKQVELQPLKTTTILAYIGVLTRWLQWLKDEGELTALTDRRNRPLTPAQLAKRLERLVDRPQPRAAPRMPDLRRLPAYYDLQLAAFVEADAHQRGDDTARARVYLNLLRNRALIAVLFASGGRISEVLSLTTTVQRAGRIVDMAPISGKGRKRRSLRLDETARAWIAEYLEARAARYPVAEALFISHGPKANGKRLSAVSAWRVVKEAAHWLADERAAEGAAEKEVAAIRAVSPHGLRHFLAQALLDADAEYKDIAELLGHSSTVVTEQVYARPDEQRTHELVDTLAPRPLLGARKRKA